From the genome of Oxyura jamaicensis isolate SHBP4307 breed ruddy duck chromosome 2, BPBGC_Ojam_1.0, whole genome shotgun sequence, one region includes:
- the GGCT gene encoding gamma-glutamylcyclotransferase, with protein sequence MEALYFAYGSNLLRERLLLGTAAAPCGTARLQDFKLDFGHHQGRTSPVWHGGTATIVQSPGDEVWGVVWKMNTSNLSSLDKQEGVEDGIYVPIEVNVHTQAGKVLSCRSYQMKDYVRGPPSPHYKKVICMGAKQNGLPAEYQKKLEAIETNNYAGPVPIFEEIEAAVEASKTNFA encoded by the exons ATGGAGGCGCTGTACTTCGCGTACGGCAGCAACCTGCTGCGGGAGCGCCTGCTGCTCGGCACCGCCGCCGCGCCCTGCGGCACCGCGCGGCTGCAG GATTTTAAGCTCGATTTTGGCCATCATCAAGGCCGGACAAGTCCCGTCTGGCATGGAGGTACAGCTACCATTGTTCAGAGCCCTGGAGACGAAGTATGGGGAGTAGTATGGAAAATGAACACTAGCAATTTAAGTTCACTGGATAA GCAAGAGGGAGTTGAAGATGGCATTTATGTCCCAATAGAAGTTAATGTCCACACTCAAGCAGGAAAGGTTCTGAGCTGTCGAAGCTACCAGATGAAGGACTATGTCCGTGGTCCCCCTTCTCCCCACTATAAAAAG GTTATCTGCATGGGTGCAAAACAGAACGGCTTGCCAGCTGAGTATCAAAAGAAATTAGAAGCTATTGAAACTAATAACTATGCAGGACCAGTGCCAATCTTTGAAGAAATTGAAGCTGCTGTTGAAGCAAG